From the genome of Solanum stenotomum isolate F172 chromosome 5, ASM1918654v1, whole genome shotgun sequence:
CGTTGCTCACTAGCCAATCATTACAATCAATTACCAGTAGCCATCATCGAACAAGAATCATAACCACCATCACGATCATTACCACCATCGCTAGTCACTACCACACCAACCGCCTTCATTTTCACAATATCATTATTAACGATCACTACCATCATCGGTCAACTACGATCAACCATCACAATTACCAATTACTATCACCAACTATACCTTTCCCAATTTCCATCATCACCAATCAACACCACTAACAGTCGCTCATTACAGCCATTACTACTATCATTATCATCATTTGTCAATCATATTATCATCACCAGCAACTACTATCATCAAAATCACCATCATCATCACAACCGCCACCACGACCCACCATCAACCCCCCACCCCTCCACCCACCACTCCTACCATACAAACAATCACTCCCAAATATAACCATCCAAACGGTTACTAAAATCACCCATTCCTTCATTATTAGAATATAAAAAGACAATTTGCACAATAAAATAGCACTAacttttctttaataattacAAATAACACACCACTACAAGTTTGCAATAAAGTCAAGAATATAAACCACCACAAAAATCCTCCTAATGGACTTGTCTTTTGTCCATTTTGCCCCCACTTAAGTTGTAACGGCTCttaaatacaataaatataacCGTTATTAATCTCCCTTTTTCACTCCTTTAAATTTGCACCTTCTGTTCTCACTGAAAAAAAAACCTCAACAATCACTCAATTATTACCTATGGCTAAAGCAACTCTCATCCTTTTCCTACTTTTGTCCCACATTTCAGGTTTGTACACTTTCTCCGAACTTCGATTCGTGAGATTATACTGAATGTGTTATTGTTATACGTGTACTTTGCTTATTTCTCATTCATATCTATACATAAttgtttatttctttcatttcatttaagGATTTATTTATGTTCGTAATTCGTTGATATTGtaataattgttttttgttAAATCTTTTCCACacaaaagaatatttttgaatCTCCATAGATAAAATTCTACATGTGGCATGCATTTGCATGAGTGGAATTAGGGGGACACAAGGGGTTTATCTGATTGCCTTATGTTGAAAAtgttacaaaatatatatagtaaatattgaatattttacaaaatatatataataaatgttgAATCTTCTCAAATAGATTTGAGGATATGCTCTTTACTCTCCTCTTGTTTAATGGTTGCTAAAAATGATACTTAAGCTTgtttcattcttatttttattttttgtagtgGGGACATTGGTGTTAGCAAATGAACAGGTAACTTCAACAACTCAAAATCAtatattcctttttttatttggcaggacacaaaatttaagaataaaataagagttttgaaatttgtggtttGTCGgattataaataagaaatttaaaattaaattactattacatatagaaaaaaaatcattcttttctGGACAAACTAAAAACAAAGAATTGATGCATAAATACTACTCTATAATTGATGGAAACGAAGGATCTGGTCTTTCACTACCAATTCCTTTCATTTTCTATTAGGGATGAAGGGCTCAACCCTACTTGACGTAACTCTTTTAATCGGTCTTGAACTTAAATTGGATAGACAAAAGTCTTTCTTACCCATCCGAACAACTCTTTCAAATCCTCTCAACAATAATTGACCATTCAGTACTCATGTTTTCATTACAAGTTAATTAATAGTGAAAGGAATACTAatgttttttacatttttttttgtagaaaacTTGGTGTGTGGCTAAACCTTCATCAGAATCAAAAACAttagaagaaaatataaattatgcatgttctcaAGTGGATTGTAGAATATTGCAAAAGGGTTGCACTTGTTTTTCACCAGATAATCTCATGAACCATGCTTCTATTGCCATGAATCTTTATTATCAAGCTAAAGGAAGAAATCAATGGAATTGCCACTTTGGTAATTCTGCCTTAATTGTCATGACAGATCC
Proteins encoded in this window:
- the LOC125865806 gene encoding glucan endo-1,3-beta-D-glucosidase-like, giving the protein MAKATLILFLLLSHISVGTLVLANEQKTWCVAKPSSESKTLEENINYACSQVDCRILQKGCTCFSPDNLMNHASIAMNLYYQAKGRNQWNCHFGNSALIVMTDPSYGSCIYE